From a region of the Candidatus Sulfotelmatobacter sp. genome:
- a CDS encoding VWA domain-containing protein: MIPPLVDFLQTARRAGLPVSPAESIDAAQALALVGYADRARLKDALALVLAKSADEERVFDECFERYFSSAPAVADVQPPGGAERVASALGGLLLGGGGAALTAALETAANETGVGAIRLSTQANLAAYRILERLGLRQLDREIAALRAGDPQAVVLAQMLDERRAALREQVRALIARRLDLAAPENERWRDEYLATTRFTHVDRRDHARLRIIVRQLAKRLATRYGRTRRRARRGVLDVRHTMRANAGTDGVPFRTVWKRRRIEKPRVLALCDVSGSVAATAQFFLLFLFSLREALADVHAFAFSNRLVEVTELLERQPVDEAIASILRVIGFGATDYGRSLAELALEWLDRVDRRTSILIVGDARSNYGNPRVDVLAALAARARRVVWLNPETRSSWGSGDSEMLRYLPFCDVARVCSSVRDLERTLGDLLRATA, from the coding sequence GTGATCCCACCGCTGGTCGACTTCCTCCAGACCGCGCGCCGCGCGGGCCTCCCGGTCTCGCCCGCCGAGAGCATCGATGCGGCGCAGGCGCTGGCGCTGGTCGGCTACGCGGACCGCGCGCGGCTCAAAGACGCGCTGGCGCTGGTGCTGGCCAAGTCCGCCGACGAAGAGCGCGTGTTCGACGAGTGCTTCGAACGCTATTTCTCGAGCGCCCCCGCGGTGGCGGATGTGCAGCCGCCGGGGGGCGCCGAACGCGTCGCGTCCGCCTTGGGCGGGCTGTTGCTCGGCGGCGGCGGCGCGGCGCTGACCGCGGCGCTGGAGACGGCTGCCAACGAGACCGGCGTGGGCGCGATCCGGCTCTCGACGCAGGCGAACCTGGCCGCCTACCGGATCCTCGAACGGCTCGGGCTGCGCCAGCTCGATCGCGAGATCGCCGCGCTGCGCGCGGGCGATCCGCAGGCGGTCGTCCTCGCCCAGATGCTCGACGAGCGGCGGGCGGCGCTGCGCGAGCAGGTGCGCGCGCTGATCGCGCGCCGCCTGGACCTGGCCGCGCCGGAGAACGAGCGCTGGCGCGACGAGTACCTGGCGACGACCCGCTTCACCCACGTCGACCGGCGCGATCACGCGCGCCTGCGGATCATCGTGCGGCAGTTGGCGAAACGGCTCGCGACCCGCTACGGGCGAACGCGCCGCCGCGCGCGCCGCGGCGTGCTCGACGTGCGCCACACGATGCGCGCCAACGCCGGCACCGACGGCGTGCCGTTTCGCACGGTCTGGAAGCGGCGGCGCATCGAGAAGCCGCGCGTGCTGGCGCTGTGCGACGTCAGCGGCTCGGTCGCGGCCACCGCGCAGTTCTTCCTGCTGTTCCTGTTCAGCTTGCGCGAGGCGCTGGCCGACGTGCACGCCTTCGCCTTCTCGAACCGGTTGGTCGAGGTGACCGAGCTGCTCGAACGCCAACCGGTCGACGAGGCGATCGCCTCGATCTTGCGGGTGATCGGTTTCGGCGCCACCGACTACGGCCGCTCGCTGGCCGAGCTGGCCCTCGAGTGGCTCGACCGCGTCGACCGCCGCACCTCGATCCTGATCGTCGGCGATGCGCGCAGCAACTATGGCAACCCCCGGGTCGACGTGCTGGCCGCCCTGGCCGCGCGCGCGCGGCGCGTGGTCTGGCTCAACCCCGAGACGCGCTCGTCATGGGGCAGCGGCGACTCGGAGATGTTGCGCTATCTGCCGTTCTGCGACGTGGCGCGCGTTTGCAGCAGCGTGCGCGACCTCGAACGCACGCTCGGCGACCTGCTGCGCGCGACGGCGTAA
- a CDS encoding MoxR family ATPase, with protein sequence MDEAPRVAIDAVSDGLAAVGYIASRRIATAVFLARALHKPILVEGPAGVGKTELARAAAQQLGLPLVRMQCYEGLDEAKALYEWQYGKQLLYTQLLRDRLGETLREAGDLDGALARLRGLDDLFFSEQFLAPRPLLRALREPAGAVLLIDEIDKADAEFEAFLLELLADYQVTIPEIGTITAAVPPLVVLTSNSTRDLGDALKRRCLHLHIGFPEAALEERIVATRVPEIGERLRAQLVAFVHALRGLDLRKPPSVGETIDWARVLVLLHVDELGVEVVRETLTVLLKIETDVATATRELPALLARRPA encoded by the coding sequence ATGGATGAGGCACCCCGCGTCGCGATCGACGCCGTCAGCGACGGCCTCGCGGCCGTCGGCTACATCGCCAGCCGCCGGATCGCGACCGCGGTCTTTCTCGCGCGGGCGCTGCACAAGCCGATCCTGGTCGAAGGGCCGGCCGGCGTCGGCAAGACGGAGCTGGCGCGGGCCGCCGCGCAGCAGCTGGGGCTGCCGCTGGTGCGGATGCAGTGCTACGAGGGCCTCGACGAGGCGAAGGCGCTCTACGAGTGGCAGTACGGCAAACAGCTGCTCTACACGCAGCTGCTGCGCGACCGGCTCGGCGAGACGCTGCGCGAGGCCGGCGATCTCGACGGGGCGCTGGCCCGCCTGCGCGGCCTCGACGACCTCTTTTTCTCCGAGCAGTTCCTCGCGCCGCGACCGCTGCTGCGCGCGCTGCGCGAGCCGGCCGGCGCGGTGCTGCTGATCGACGAGATCGACAAGGCCGACGCCGAGTTCGAAGCGTTCTTGCTCGAGCTGTTGGCCGACTACCAAGTCACCATCCCGGAAATCGGGACGATCACCGCGGCCGTGCCGCCGCTGGTCGTGCTGACCTCGAACAGCACGCGCGACCTGGGCGACGCGCTCAAGCGGCGCTGCTTGCACCTGCACATCGGGTTTCCCGAGGCGGCGCTGGAAGAACGGATCGTCGCCACCCGCGTCCCCGAGATCGGCGAGCGTTTGCGCGCGCAGCTGGTGGCGTTCGTCCACGCGCTGCGCGGGCTCGACCTGCGCAAACCGCCGTCGGTCGGCGAGACGATCGACTGGGCGCGCGTGCTGGTGCTGCTGCACGTCGACGAGCTGGGGGTCGAGGTCGTGCGCGAGACGCTGACCGTGCTGCTGAAGATCGAGACCGACGTCGCGACCGCAACCCGCGAGCTGCCCGCGCTGCTGGCGCGGCGGCCGGCGTGA
- a CDS encoding PQQ-binding-like beta-propeller repeat protein: protein MSDPVHGMKSPVWRAATAVGALALLITGAVTSAQTTGGYTAAQANSGATVYASRCAVCHGTSLQGGAGPTLVGAAFKKSINASYKTGADLLDFISKQMPADAPGTLSAQQYADVTAFVISKNGYPANSTTFSAANAGDLKLAGVTTSAAAMAAEPKVEIVRAAAPITKQFGPIPGGANVSVTDAMISRGWSSPADWLVNGRTWDNDRYSPLSQISTSNVRSLQLVAIAQTGFTASFETTPIVVGGVMYASTPVVNNQMKVVAMNAATGARIWETTYTLTPFKICCGPVNRGVTVAYGNVYFLTLDDRLVALDARTGALKWRVQVADPSVGYSETMTPQVYDGMILIGSAGGEWAIRGFDAAYNAHTGKQIWRWNATDPSTYSGDSWKSGGGMNWTTPALDPKLGLLIFSTGNPNPDLYGDKRKGDNRWSDSIVALDVHTGKMKWYYQEVKHDVWDYDAVSPVVLFDVHKNGRTIPAAGEAGKVGWFFIVDRRTGKLITRSQNYVAMSRNMFSQPTKTGVKMLPGANGGAEWSPPAFSPQTHDVYVLAMDQLMNFQTEPAVNTPGQLRLGSAFTNVAPGGLQDGRLVAINVDTGKVDWTHMTKQPLIGGALATAGGLVFYGEGDGTFAAVNARTGQVIWHYGLGAGVNAPPVSYSVGGKQYIAVAAGGNFQLGYPLGDTIAIFTLK from the coding sequence ATGAGCGATCCTGTCCATGGTATGAAGTCGCCGGTCTGGCGTGCGGCAACGGCGGTGGGAGCGCTGGCGTTGCTGATCACGGGTGCAGTCACCAGTGCCCAGACCACCGGTGGCTACACGGCGGCCCAGGCCAACTCCGGCGCCACCGTGTACGCCAGCCGCTGTGCCGTCTGTCACGGTACGAGCCTGCAAGGCGGCGCCGGACCCACGCTGGTCGGCGCGGCCTTCAAGAAGTCGATCAACGCGTCGTACAAGACCGGCGCCGATCTGCTCGACTTCATCAGCAAGCAGATGCCGGCGGATGCGCCCGGCACGCTGAGCGCGCAGCAGTACGCCGACGTCACCGCCTTCGTCATCTCGAAGAACGGCTATCCCGCCAACTCGACGACATTCAGCGCCGCCAACGCGGGCGATCTGAAGCTCGCCGGCGTGACCACGTCGGCGGCCGCGATGGCTGCGGAACCGAAAGTCGAGATCGTGCGCGCGGCGGCGCCGATCACCAAGCAGTTCGGCCCGATCCCCGGCGGTGCCAACGTCAGCGTCACCGACGCGATGATCAGCCGCGGCTGGTCGAGTCCCGCCGACTGGCTGGTCAACGGCCGCACCTGGGACAACGATCGCTACTCGCCGCTCTCGCAGATCAGCACGTCGAACGTGCGATCGCTCCAGCTGGTGGCGATCGCGCAGACGGGCTTCACCGCCAGCTTCGAGACCACGCCGATCGTCGTGGGCGGCGTCATGTACGCCTCGACGCCGGTCGTCAACAACCAGATGAAGGTCGTCGCCATGAACGCCGCCACCGGCGCGCGCATCTGGGAGACGACCTACACGCTCACGCCGTTCAAGATCTGCTGCGGTCCGGTCAACCGCGGCGTCACCGTCGCGTACGGCAACGTCTACTTCTTGACCCTCGACGACCGGCTGGTCGCGCTCGACGCGCGCACCGGCGCGCTCAAGTGGCGCGTACAGGTCGCGGACCCGTCGGTCGGCTACTCCGAGACGATGACGCCGCAAGTCTACGACGGTATGATCCTGATCGGCAGCGCCGGCGGCGAGTGGGCGATCCGCGGCTTCGACGCCGCGTACAACGCGCACACGGGCAAGCAGATCTGGCGCTGGAACGCGACCGACCCGAGCACGTATTCGGGCGACTCGTGGAAGAGCGGCGGCGGGATGAACTGGACGACGCCCGCGCTCGATCCCAAGCTGGGCCTCTTGATCTTCAGCACCGGCAACCCGAACCCCGACCTCTACGGCGACAAGCGCAAGGGCGACAACCGCTGGAGCGACTCGATCGTGGCGCTCGACGTGCACACCGGCAAGATGAAGTGGTACTACCAAGAGGTCAAGCACGACGTCTGGGACTACGACGCCGTCAGCCCGGTCGTGCTCTTCGACGTGCACAAGAACGGCCGGACGATCCCGGCCGCGGGCGAGGCGGGCAAAGTCGGCTGGTTCTTCATCGTCGACCGGCGCACCGGCAAGCTCATCACCCGCTCGCAGAACTACGTCGCGATGTCGCGCAACATGTTCTCGCAGCCGACCAAGACCGGCGTGAAGATGCTGCCGGGCGCCAACGGCGGGGCCGAGTGGTCGCCGCCGGCGTTCTCGCCGCAGACGCACGACGTCTACGTGCTGGCGATGGACCAGCTGATGAACTTCCAGACCGAGCCGGCGGTGAACACGCCCGGCCAGCTGCGGCTGGGCAGCGCGTTCACCAACGTCGCGCCGGGCGGTCTCCAAGACGGACGACTGGTCGCGATCAACGTCGACACCGGTAAAGTCGACTGGACCCACATGACCAAACAGCCGCTGATCGGCGGCGCGCTCGCCACGGCGGGCGGTCTCGTGTTCTACGGTGAGGGCGACGGCACGTTCGCCGCCGTCAACGCGCGCACGGGTCAGGTCATCTGGCACTACGGACTGGGCGCCGGCGTCAACGCTCCGCCCGTCAGCTACTCGGTCGGCGGCAAGCAGTACATCGCCGTCGCGGCCGGTGGCAACTTCCAGCTGGGCTACCCGCTGGGCGATACGATCGCGATCTTCACGCTCAAGTAG
- a CDS encoding DHA2 family efflux MFS transporter permease subunit codes for MAQAALPRLAATGRPGPTAAPAPVSVVEYGRRRTLIVVGVMLAALLQTLDATIVNVALPTIEGNVGASIDDGAWIVTGYIISNVVAIPLAPFLLQRFGRRQYYAISIIGFTAASFLCGTATTLSTLVLYRIVQGAFGGALIATSQIILRETLPPEKIGASSALFAVALTLGPALGPTLGGALTDNFSWPWVFEINVVPGTIAALIILTTLRNPAPPRRLPFDALGVALLVVGLGSLQYVLDEGERNDWFGSDRIVLFACASVLGLIAFALWELWGTKTPIVDLRIFRYRNVRVGVGSAILMGAVVFGPTIMLPQYTQGILGFTAMLSGLLMLLRAAPVLVCTPFVARLATRLDPRALLVLGCATSGASFFLIAQRMTTGSDFGTFGPLLVLSGIGQSMLLVPLLVSVIGTVVPQDGPKASSFISLSFQLGASIASTMLITIFDRRTYFHADILRSAATAANPLLRADVPHALALLARAVLVQATNLGFADAILALVPVSALGVLLVLFLKRPGPATGPAPVAAE; via the coding sequence ATGGCACAGGCGGCGCTCCCTCGGCTCGCGGCGACGGGCCGGCCGGGCCCGACGGCGGCGCCCGCTCCGGTCTCGGTCGTGGAGTACGGCCGGCGCCGCACGCTGATCGTCGTGGGCGTCATGCTGGCCGCGCTGCTGCAGACGCTCGACGCGACGATCGTCAACGTCGCGCTGCCGACGATCGAAGGCAACGTCGGTGCGTCGATCGACGACGGCGCGTGGATCGTCACCGGGTACATCATCTCGAACGTCGTCGCGATCCCGCTGGCGCCGTTCCTGCTGCAGCGCTTCGGGCGCCGCCAGTACTACGCTATCTCGATCATCGGCTTCACCGCCGCCTCGTTCTTGTGCGGAACGGCAACGACGCTCTCGACCCTCGTCCTGTACCGCATCGTGCAGGGCGCGTTCGGCGGCGCGCTGATCGCGACCTCACAGATCATCCTGCGCGAGACGCTGCCGCCGGAGAAGATCGGGGCCAGCTCCGCCCTGTTCGCCGTCGCGCTGACGCTGGGACCCGCGCTCGGGCCGACGCTGGGCGGCGCGCTGACCGACAACTTCTCCTGGCCGTGGGTGTTCGAGATCAACGTCGTCCCGGGCACGATCGCGGCGCTGATCATCCTGACGACGCTGCGCAATCCGGCGCCGCCGCGGCGCCTGCCGTTCGACGCGCTCGGCGTCGCGCTGCTGGTCGTCGGGCTGGGCTCGCTGCAGTACGTCCTCGACGAAGGCGAACGCAACGACTGGTTCGGCTCGGACCGCATCGTGCTCTTCGCCTGCGCCTCGGTGCTCGGACTCATCGCCTTCGCCCTGTGGGAGCTGTGGGGAACGAAGACGCCGATCGTCGACCTGCGGATCTTCCGCTACCGCAACGTGCGGGTCGGCGTGGGCAGCGCGATCCTGATGGGCGCCGTCGTCTTCGGCCCGACCATCATGCTGCCGCAGTACACGCAAGGGATTCTCGGCTTCACCGCCATGCTCAGCGGCCTGTTGATGCTGTTGCGCGCGGCGCCCGTGCTCGTCTGCACGCCGTTCGTCGCCCGCCTCGCGACGCGATTGGACCCGCGCGCGCTGCTGGTGCTCGGCTGCGCGACCAGCGGCGCAAGCTTCTTCCTCATCGCGCAGCGGATGACGACCGGCAGCGACTTCGGCACCTTCGGGCCGCTGCTGGTGCTCAGCGGGATCGGCCAGTCGATGCTGCTGGTCCCGCTGCTGGTCAGCGTGATCGGCACCGTGGTGCCGCAGGACGGGCCGAAGGCCAGCTCGTTCATCAGCCTTTCGTTCCAGCTGGGCGCCTCGATCGCCAGCACGATGCTGATCACGATCTTCGACCGGCGCACGTACTTCCACGCCGACATCCTGCGCTCGGCCGCGACCGCGGCCAATCCGCTGCTGCGTGCCGACGTCCCGCACGCGCTGGCGCTGCTGGCGCGCGCGGTGCTCGTCCAGGCGACGAACCTCGGCTTCGCCGACGCCATTCTGGCGCTGGTGCCGGTCAGCGCGCTGGGCGTCCTGCTCGTGCTGTTCCTGAAACGACCCGGACCGGCGACGGGCCCCGCGCCCGTCGCCGCCGAGTAA
- a CDS encoding helix-turn-helix domain-containing protein: MKVTREQAQANHERIVDAAAVLFRERGFEGVGVAEIMERAGLTHGGFYGHFGSKDELAAAACTRAVQTRRDAWAPLLEENPEAALATFVRTYLSEGHRTHRGSGCPFAALAGEAPRQAPPVRRAFADGLRGYVERFANLVPGRSAAARRRKAIAVLSGLVGALTLARAVDDRALAGEILAAGIAAYAPEA, translated from the coding sequence ATGAAGGTCACGCGCGAGCAGGCCCAGGCCAACCACGAGCGGATCGTCGACGCGGCGGCGGTGCTGTTCCGCGAGCGCGGCTTCGAGGGCGTCGGGGTCGCCGAGATCATGGAACGCGCCGGCTTGACGCACGGCGGCTTCTACGGGCACTTCGGCTCGAAGGACGAGTTGGCGGCGGCGGCCTGCACGCGCGCCGTCCAGACGCGACGCGACGCTTGGGCTCCGCTGCTCGAGGAGAACCCCGAGGCGGCGCTGGCGACGTTCGTGCGGACGTATCTCTCGGAGGGGCACCGGACCCACCGCGGCAGCGGCTGCCCGTTCGCGGCATTGGCCGGCGAGGCCCCGCGCCAAGCGCCGCCGGTGCGGCGGGCCTTCGCGGACGGGCTGCGCGGCTACGTGGAACGCTTCGCGAACCTCGTTCCGGGGCGGAGCGCGGCGGCGCGCCGGCGCAAGGCGATCGCGGTGCTCTCGGGCCTGGTCGGTGCGCTCACGCTGGCGCGCGCCGTCGACGACCGCGCGCTGGCCGGCGAGATCCTGGCCGCCGGCATCGCCGCCTACGCGCCCGAGGCCTAA
- a CDS encoding universal stress protein, with product MDTRHVRSILVPMDGSAAADAAFALALRLAAPDGEVIVTHVIDRATIAAECVTPYGGDPTPVLAALDEDEETLLERAREQAHAANVRCLTLAADGNPIREICSLARQRKVDAIAMGTHGRRGLARLILGNTAAGVLHQTDVPTFVVHEESAELAARPFRQILVALDPSAGARNAVRAAIDLAAHDGGAVFFAHVAERDDGAAERQALQEGRRLAHAAHVSTDAATLGGDPVEALLVAAETMHANLIAVGAHRNATGGFRMGSVAEAIARTSPVPVLVVPVTPVAAAAR from the coding sequence ATGGACACACGGCACGTTCGTTCGATCCTCGTCCCGATGGACGGCTCAGCCGCGGCGGATGCGGCCTTCGCGCTCGCTCTGCGGCTGGCCGCGCCGGACGGCGAGGTCATCGTCACCCACGTCATCGACCGGGCCACGATCGCCGCGGAGTGCGTCACCCCGTACGGCGGCGATCCGACCCCGGTTCTCGCGGCGCTCGACGAGGACGAAGAGACGCTCCTCGAACGGGCGCGGGAGCAGGCGCACGCGGCGAACGTTCGCTGCTTGACGCTGGCGGCGGACGGCAACCCGATCCGGGAGATCTGCTCGCTGGCCCGCCAGCGGAAGGTCGACGCGATCGCGATGGGCACCCACGGGCGCCGCGGACTCGCGCGCCTGATCCTGGGCAACACCGCGGCCGGCGTGCTGCACCAGACGGACGTCCCGACCTTCGTGGTGCACGAGGAGAGCGCCGAGCTGGCCGCCCGACCGTTCCGTCAGATTCTGGTCGCGCTCGACCCCTCGGCCGGCGCACGTAACGCCGTTCGGGCTGCGATCGATCTGGCGGCGCACGATGGGGGAGCCGTGTTCTTCGCGCACGTGGCCGAGCGCGACGACGGCGCCGCCGAACGGCAGGCGCTGCAAGAAGGTCGCCGCCTGGCCCACGCCGCGCACGTCTCGACCGATGCCGCGACGCTCGGCGGCGATCCGGTCGAAGCGCTGCTGGTCGCCGCCGAGACCATGCACGCCAATCTGATCGCGGTCGGCGCGCACCGCAACGCGACGGGCGGTTTCCGCATGGGCAGCGTCGCCGAGGCGATCGCCCGCACGAGCCCGGTGCCCGTGCTCGTCGTCCCCGTCACGCCGGTCGCCGCGGCGGCGCGCTGA